ACCTTCCAGCCACTTTTTCTGTAACCTTTCTTATTTGAAACTTTTCTCCACAGGCTATACGGCCATACGGCTCGTAGGAGCTCGTATGAGATTCTGCGAACATGTCCCCTCCTTTCTTGTCTAGAGGGGATTATACACCATATGGGACATTCTTGCTTGAAAATTAAAACCCTCATTTTAACCATCTTAGTTTGTTTAATCTGCTGCAAATTCGCTTCACTACTTCTATTAGATAGATAGAGGACATTTTAGCTTAAAAATTAAAGGTGACATTTTTGCTTGAAAGTAACAACCTTGTAGATTTTGCTTGACAATCTTGGGGTTTTCCTCTAATATTTCAAATTAAAATGGGAAATAAGTGGTGGTTGATAGACGCTAATGGTAAAGTACTTGGTAGGCTTGCAGTTAGAATTGCTCAGCTCCTTATTGGTAAGGGTAAACCGAGCTATGTTCCATGGAAAGATGACGGTGATTTTGTTATCTGCATCAATGCTAGTAAAGTAGTGGTTACAGGTAAAAAGGATAAGGATAAAATTTATAAACGCTATTCAGGATATCCATCGGGTCTTAAAACTATTCCACTTAATAAAATGAGAGAAGAGCATCCTGAGCGTATAATTTATCATGCAGTTCATGGGATGCTGCCTAAAAATCGGCTCAGTAGACATAGATTGAAGAAACTCAAGGTGTATAAGGGACCAGATCATCCGCATAAGGCTCAAAAACCTATATTGTTGGAGGTATAAATGGAGTATTTTTGTGCCACAGGAAAAAGGAAAAGGGCAACAGCACGGGTAATTTTAAAAGAAGGTAAGGGAAGAATAAGAGTAAATAATAAGGAGCCAAAAGATTATTTTAAGAGGGACGACCTTTTAAAGTACATAGAAGCTCCACTTAAAACAATAAAGAGTGAATCCCAATTTGATATAATTGCAAATATTAAAGGCGGTGGTGTATCGG
This sequence is a window from bacterium. Protein-coding genes within it:
- the rplM gene encoding 50S ribosomal protein L13 yields the protein MGNKWWLIDANGKVLGRLAVRIAQLLIGKGKPSYVPWKDDGDFVICINASKVVVTGKKDKDKIYKRYSGYPSGLKTIPLNKMREEHPERIIYHAVHGMLPKNRLSRHRLKKLKVYKGPDHPHKAQKPILLEV
- the rpsI gene encoding 30S ribosomal protein S9, with amino-acid sequence MEYFCATGKRKRATARVILKEGKGRIRVNNKEPKDYFKRDDLLKYIEAPLKTIKSESQFDIIANIKGGGVSGQAGALVLGISRALLKFNPELRKELKLKGFLKRDPREKERRKYGKAKARKSFQWTKR